The genomic segment CCCCCCTGCTGATCGGGTCACAAAACATTCAGAAATGTTGGCAAAAAACTATGGAAGGACAACCCTTTGATTAGTCCGACCAGTTTGTGGAACTAATACGGTTTTGACTAGAAGTGCTACAAGAGTCAGATGCACTTTTTGCACACAGATGATTAGTGCAAATATATTAACCCTCACATTCTTGGTCCCAGGAAAGACAACTCAATGGAAGTGGTGAATTATTTACACAAAAATATCCAAAATTGAGAGTTCGACTTGTTGACGGAAGTGGCTTAGCAACAGCAGTTGTTCTCAAGAGCATCCCTTTAGATACAAAGCGGGTGTTTCTCTGTGGAGGCAGTTCTAAGGTAGCACATGCCACAGCTACAGCTTTATGCGAGAGAGGTGTCCAGGTACCTACCTTTCACCTTGCTACTTTGTTGATTTCGTTTAGTAGCTCACTTTTTGTATGAGTTGGTCCCATTTCTTGGAAGAATGACTATAAATATACGCAATTTTGTGTAGGTAATCATGAACCAAAAGAAGGAATATGACATGCTTAAATTGCGAGTTGCAGAGAGCAGCACTGCCTATCTGAAATTCTCCAGTGATGAGATACCTCAGGTAAATTGAAAGTTATACAGAAAAAGGAATGAAAACCCTCAAGAAGCTTTCTAGCTAGGGTGCATATATGGTAAGTGGAGTATATGTAATTAAGTATAACTACTAGAGATATTAGACAATATAGTGAATGCTTATAAAACACCCCGTCTTTTTGTTTTACGGAAAACAGTAGCAAACATTATGCTATAGTGTCATCTACCAGCAAATGACAACGATTAGGCTGTAAACCCATGTAGCTACCATAGTAGGAAGAAAAGAAACACTCTGATAAGCGATATATATTCAATAATTACTTCTTCATTGCTACAGATCTGGATAGGAGATATCATAAATGATAAGCAACAAATGGGGGCACCAAGAGGAGCAACATTTATTCCTACATCACAGTTTCCCTTTAAGAAGATACGCAAGGATTGCACTTACTTGAGTAACCCTGCAATGAAGATCCCAGAGGCAATGCAGAACGTCCATACCTGTGAGGTGCTAGCAGTATATATGTTCTCATTGCCTTTTTGCGACAATAGATGATCTCATTGCCTGATTATGTAAATTTTGTGATAGCGAAATAGGACATTTGACATACACAGATTCTTATCCAAGATTAGAATAGATAATCTGATAGACACTAATATGTGTTGCTACTCCCTTTATGAATAGAATTGGCTTCCAAGAAGGGTTATGAGCGCATGGCGCATTGCTGGAATGGTACATGCACTAGAAGGTTGGGGCATCCATGAGTGTGGAGATGATATGATGGACATCGAGCAAGTTTGGTCGGCAGCTATTAAGCATGGATTCATTCCTCTATAAAAATCTGGATTCTTCTGAATCCTCCCATATATGTTACACAATAATGATGAGCTGCAGTGTTATGGGATGTCAGATATGCTTATTGGCTTAGTAGCTTCAATGGGCAGACATGTATTTGGGTAGAAAGCCCTAAAGATGGCATCGATAGCAAAAACTAATGAGTACATGAAATGTATGAATCGCCAACTCACAGAAACTCATTAAAGCATGTTACCCATTATCAGTGACATTCAGTTTGAACTGTAAATGGCCATGGAATAAGACAATTCAAAGAGAGATCCAACACACTTTGGGTTTTTTCTATCAGCATTGGTCTTTCTTCTGGATTTGGGTAGTAAGAAGTAATTTTATTGCCCCACGCCCAAACCTCCTGGATACCACAAAATTGTAAACCTTGTTGGGCATTGGTGTTGTCGTAATCGATTCTGCAAGATTGAAAGAGTAGCTAGTCGAGATcaatgttttaaatagcgggCTATGAAAAATAGTGACGAGCCTCCAAATCAGCTAAAGCGGGCTATTTGTGAAGACGACCATTTAGCGGCACCTTGCTGAAAAGGCTATAGCGGACTATAGCAGAGCTATAGCTGGCTATTTAAAACTATGATCGAGATTAGACACTACTGGAAAAATCAACTACGCCTACCAGTTTCGCTGGAAGAGGTCCCCAACTCCGATCTAGAACGTTCGACTCAGATCGAGGTTCGAATTAGTTCAGTTCGATCGGAAATCGCTGCCCGATTCACCGAACTCAAATCAATCTCAAGTTTTCTCCCCATTTCTGGATTTCAATTGTACCCAAAAAATGGAATCCATGCATCATCTATTACAGGCTAGACGCTGTTGCAGCTATCCTCGATTGCCAAGGCTGCTCACATGACGACGGCGGTGGGGACATGGTTACCTGAGCATCGCAGCTCCTGTTGTGCTTGTGCATCGTCTATACATGCCTGGAGGCTCCTCTCCTGCTTCCACCAGGGCACGAGCACCACGCGAGTGAGCAGGCAGGGATGGGTTGTGCAATAAGGTCGAGACGAACTGGCATAAGAATGGAGGAAAATTGTTTTTTTTAACATGGTACAATTAAAGTCGCTCACATACACAAGAATCTAGTCACCCCTATGAACACATACACACACATCCTAAACCTACGAGCATCTTCGAGAGACCGAGTCAGCATAGCATCTTGAGATTTTACTAAGTCACCATCGGCGCCTCGCAGTTGATGGAACATCTTCTCCAGCTGAACGGACATCGCCGGAAgcctgaaataaattcagaaataatACAAGCACCAATGTCAAATCTTAGATTTAAACTCTGATGAAATGAGGATATCACTGTCCTTCTAACCATCCAACACAGGTTGATTTGAAATGGAGGAAAGATGTTGTGCTGGAAGCGAGGTAGAAGAAGATGTGTGTGAGACCATGTGTGGCGGCTGGCATCAAAGGACTGGCTAAGATGTCTGGACGAGAAGAGAGCAACTAGCTAATGATCGCTCCTTCGAGAACCTCCCAACAATCACTTGGGGCTGGGCTGAGAGCACGCCAGCCGCCATGTGTTGCGCTATCAGGGTTTCCTCCGgaatttatttttttattttatttttggcaTGCGTTTCTGTCTTTCGAGACGGTTTTTGGGGTTTTTGTTGCCTTTTTGTTTTTCACCAGCCTTTCTTAGATTTTGGATGAAAAAAGTTGAAATATTTTTTTGCGAGAAAACACGTTTTCCTATATTGTCCTTTCGCGAGAGGCATgattttgctttcgcgagaggcacggtcgtgcctctcAGAAATGGGAAAAAATGTGAGGCACGGTTTTGCTGTCGTGAGAggcgtgcctctcggaaacgaaagaAACGAAAGGAACGGTTTTGCTTTCGCAAGAGGCATGGgaaaaaatatgtttttttccGCAAGAGGCACGATATTGCTTCCGGGAGAGGCACGATTTTGCTTTCATGAGgggcacaaccgtgcctctcgaaaacagaaaaacgtgttttctttttcttttccttccgcgagaggcacggttttgcttccgcgagaggcatggctgatatgtctccaacgtatctattttTTTATTATTACATGCTATTAGTATTAATCTTGGATGCTTTATATGCAattatatgttattttatatcattttctgaTATTAACCTGTTaacccagtgcctagtgccagttgttgttttgcCTGTTTTTTGGTAATCCTGGAAATCAGTACAAAATGGAGTCCAAATTCTACGAAATTTTTTGACGATTTTTTCTGGACAaaagagaccctagaagcttcgggAGGAGACCAGAAGAAAACCGAGGAGACGGCAAAGATACAGGGGGCGCCCTGTTACCTTGTGGGTCCATCAAGACTCCGTCTGACCtaattccacctctataaattctctaaaatcgGGAGACCAAAAGAGAGCCACCCAAAACACTTTTTGTCGCCGCAAGTTTCTGTTCTCCCATGATACCATATGGAGGCCTTTTTGGTACTTTGTGTAGGAgagggaatcgatcacggagggcttctacattatCCTTGTTGCCATTGTGATGATGCctgagtagttcaccatagacatatatacgggtccatagctagtagctagatggctttctctctctccgatgttcttggagttctatcctcctcgatgttcttggagttctatccgatgcaatcttcttttgcggtTTGTTTGTTGCGATCCAATGAATTCTGGGTTTATTGATCTGAATATTTATGAGAAGTAATGGAGTCTTTTCTGAACTATATTATGCATGATTGTTGTGGCTATGTATTTCTCTCCAATCTATatgttttgtttggccaactagattgatttatcttcactggaagaggtgctttgtaatgggttcaatcttcGGTGCACTATATCGCAGTGACGGAAGGGGACAAGATACGTATTTGTATATTGTTGCCATTAGGGATAATACGacggggtttattcatattgattaggtttactttgtctacatcatgtcatattgcttaaggcgttactctattttatACTTAATACCATCGATGCATGCTGCATACCGGTCGATtggtggagtaataatagtagatgctggcaagagtcagtctacttgtctcagacgtgatgcctatatacatgatcattgtcttgaatatcgtcataactattttcttttctatcaattgcccaacagtaatttgttcacccatcatatGCTATGTGCTCGAGAGAGAAGTCTAGTGAAAACAATGGCCCCCAGGTCTACATTTATCATATATAAAAACTAAAAATTTCTTTGCCACAATTTTCTATTTTCTTTATTTTATCTTTGCAATTTATCTATCTACCACTACAAGATTTAATCATTACAAGTAACAACCAAGGGGAttgatgataacccacaagtatagtggatcacaatagttttctaGGGTACATTATTCaaaccaaatttattgattcgacacaaggggagccaaagaatatttgtaagtattagcagttgagttgtcaattcaacctcACATGGAGATTAAATTGATAGTTTGATAGTAGTAGTAACAATAACAGTAGTAGCGGTAACATCAGTAACAATTTTGCAGCAGTTGTAATAGTAGCAGtagcaatagtaa from the Triticum urartu cultivar G1812 unplaced genomic scaffold, Tu2.1 TuUngrouped_contig_948, whole genome shotgun sequence genome contains:
- the LOC125532244 gene encoding very-long-chain aldehyde decarbonylase GL1-7-like, producing MNQKKEYDMLKLRVAESSTAYLKFSSDEIPQIWIGDIINDKQQMGAPRGATFIPTSQFPFKKIRKDCTYLSNPAMKIPEAMQNVHTCENWLPRRVMSAWRIAGMVHALEGWGIHECGDDMMDIEQVWSAAIKHGFIPL